In a single window of the Halopiger xanaduensis SH-6 genome:
- a CDS encoding IclR family transcriptional regulator, which yields MTQDANAPPLQTTATSIEMLKALEERDGARISELADATDISKSTVHGHLKTLRQKQFVRKEGDIYYPGPELLRLGNYVRTSRSSYVLAREYTEQLFDRVNYRSIFVAEMSGRGVFIHTAAGDRSEWKHEQLGNQLYLHNTAVGKAILAEMPNRRVENILEKWGMPSETENTITDREELYEGLEEVREQGYAINRGENIEGLYAIGVAANDVSGEVVGAFSVSGPRRIVTDEEYVQNIVDELTKLVEEYELELALS from the coding sequence ATGACTCAAGATGCCAATGCACCGCCTCTACAAACGACCGCTACTTCAATTGAGATGCTCAAAGCGTTAGAAGAACGCGATGGTGCTCGGATAAGCGAACTTGCCGATGCTACAGATATCTCTAAGAGTACCGTTCATGGCCACCTCAAAACACTTCGCCAGAAGCAATTCGTTAGGAAAGAAGGCGACATCTACTATCCAGGACCGGAACTACTCCGACTTGGCAACTATGTCCGTACCTCTAGATCCAGCTATGTGCTAGCACGAGAATACACAGAGCAACTATTTGACCGGGTGAACTATCGATCGATCTTCGTCGCTGAGATGAGTGGTCGTGGCGTATTCATCCACACAGCGGCCGGCGATCGATCGGAGTGGAAACACGAACAGCTCGGAAACCAACTATATCTACACAATACTGCGGTTGGCAAAGCGATCCTTGCGGAGATGCCGAACAGGAGGGTTGAAAATATTCTGGAGAAATGGGGGATGCCTAGCGAAACTGAGAATACGATTACAGATAGAGAGGAACTATACGAGGGACTTGAAGAAGTCCGGGAACAAGGGTACGCGATTAACCGTGGCGAGAACATTGAGGGTCTCTATGCCATCGGTGTTGCTGCGAACGATGTTTCTGGAGAAGTTGTCGGTGCATTCAGTGTTTCCGGCCCTAGACGGATTGTTACTGATGAGGAGTATGTTCAAAACATTGTTGATGAACTAACGAAACTCGTTGAGGAGTACGAGTTGGAACTGGCCCTCTCTTGA
- the hemE gene encoding uroporphyrinogen decarboxylase — protein sequence MKQLFIDAARGEPTDRPPVWMMRQAGRYLPEYRELREDYSFLEAISTPEVAAEISLQPWERFRPDGVVMYSDILTVLEPLGFSYHLESGVGPVVENPVESPADTERERGDVREELDYVGALLERLTAELGEQAAVLGFAGGPFTLGAYVCEGVSSRSFMEIRRLRAEHPEAFERLLRAFTDVLVEYVTYQEESGADAIQLFDTYAGLLSPSDYREFLLPLHREILEAVDVPTIVFVRNVSGNLELLAESGADVVALDWTVDIGEARKELADEGVAIQGNLDPALLYGEPDTVRERTRNVIAEAGDGGHILNLGHGVDRNTPVENVEAFFEAAKNADDA from the coding sequence ATGAAACAACTGTTCATCGACGCGGCCCGGGGCGAACCAACCGACCGCCCGCCGGTGTGGATGATGCGCCAGGCAGGGCGGTATCTCCCCGAGTACCGGGAGCTCCGGGAGGACTACTCGTTTCTCGAGGCGATTTCGACGCCCGAGGTCGCCGCCGAAATTTCGCTGCAGCCCTGGGAACGATTTCGGCCCGACGGCGTCGTCATGTACTCGGATATTCTCACGGTCCTCGAACCGCTCGGATTCTCCTATCACCTCGAGTCTGGCGTCGGCCCGGTCGTCGAGAATCCGGTCGAATCGCCGGCCGACACCGAGCGCGAGCGCGGCGACGTCCGCGAGGAACTCGACTACGTCGGCGCCCTCCTCGAGCGCCTGACGGCGGAACTCGGCGAGCAGGCCGCGGTGCTCGGCTTCGCGGGTGGACCCTTCACGCTCGGCGCGTACGTCTGCGAGGGCGTCTCGTCGCGATCGTTCATGGAGATCCGTCGGCTTCGCGCGGAACACCCCGAAGCATTCGAGCGACTGCTCCGGGCGTTTACCGACGTCCTCGTGGAGTACGTCACCTACCAAGAGGAGTCCGGCGCGGATGCGATCCAGCTGTTCGACACCTACGCCGGGCTGCTCTCGCCGTCGGACTACCGAGAGTTTCTCCTGCCGCTTCACCGGGAAATCCTCGAGGCCGTCGACGTCCCGACGATCGTGTTCGTCCGGAACGTGAGCGGCAACCTCGAGCTGTTAGCCGAGAGCGGGGCCGACGTGGTCGCACTCGACTGGACGGTCGATATCGGGGAGGCTCGCAAGGAACTCGCGGACGAGGGCGTCGCAATCCAGGGGAACCTCGATCCGGCGCTACTGTACGGAGAGCCGGACACCGTCCGAGAGCGCACGCGGAACGTCATCGCCGAAGCCGGCGACGGCGGTCACATTCTCAACCTCGGCCACGGCGTCGATCGGAACACGCCGGTCGAGAACGTCGAGGCGTTCTTCGAGGCGGCGAAAAACGCGGACGACGCGTAA
- a CDS encoding HTH domain-containing protein gives MNQIDLTSRQRKTLMTLINEFQGADSPVTAKQLATTLDRDAGTLRNQMQALTSLGLVEGIPGPKGGYKPTASAYKALDRDQLDDAETVVLARNFDRIDATVDEIEFTNVHHPESCRARVRFQQSLRDLSEGDEIVIGPTPVSSLVLAGVVVAVDDSMNKVIIDIAKLEAPLRDDD, from the coding sequence ATGAATCAAATCGATCTTACAAGTCGTCAGCGGAAGACCCTCATGACGCTCATCAACGAATTCCAGGGGGCAGATTCGCCAGTCACGGCCAAACAGCTCGCGACCACACTCGACCGAGACGCCGGCACGCTTCGCAATCAAATGCAGGCGCTTACATCGCTCGGTCTTGTCGAAGGGATTCCCGGACCGAAGGGCGGATACAAGCCAACCGCCAGCGCGTACAAGGCCCTCGACCGTGATCAACTCGACGATGCCGAGACAGTCGTTCTCGCGCGAAACTTCGACCGCATCGATGCCACCGTCGACGAAATCGAGTTCACGAACGTCCACCATCCGGAGTCGTGTCGCGCTCGCGTTCGCTTTCAGCAGTCGCTTCGGGATCTCTCAGAGGGCGACGAGATTGTCATCGGGCCGACGCCTGTCTCAAGTCTCGTACTCGCTGGCGTCGTCGTCGCTGTCGACGACTCGATGAACAAGGTAATCATCGACATCGCAAAACTCGAGGCGCCGTTGCGAGACGACGATTGA
- a CDS encoding DUF1616 domain-containing protein codes for MEDRRIQRFDVPDRARRLPADLAAAVVVTGLVNGAVFVPILRETPLRIPLGLVFVLFVPGYVSVAALFPEDGTAIATSATSGQSRETSWGLSPLHRPGINRLERIALSFGGSLAVVPLIGLALNFTPWGVRLIPITLALTSFTIAMTAIAAVRRWRLSDEDRFRIPYREWYRAGRSELFESPSRRGTILNVLLVASVVLAAGTVSFAVVVSQESEQYSAVYLLSETEDGELVADNYTTEFAHGESQPITVGVDNHEYEATNYTVVLLEQSVTVDDNETIVEAQRELDRFETRLAHNETWRHQHRLEPTMTAENTRFVWLLYPGGNDIVPDEPSIDTAEYHVHLWVNDAET; via the coding sequence ATGGAAGACCGACGAATACAGCGATTTGATGTTCCCGACCGAGCACGCCGGTTGCCGGCCGATCTCGCAGCGGCCGTCGTCGTCACCGGACTAGTCAACGGTGCCGTGTTCGTGCCGATACTGCGTGAGACGCCGCTTCGGATCCCGCTCGGGCTCGTCTTCGTTCTATTTGTTCCCGGATACGTCTCCGTTGCCGCTCTCTTTCCCGAAGACGGGACGGCTATCGCGACGTCGGCGACTAGTGGTCAGTCTCGAGAGACTAGCTGGGGACTCAGTCCGCTTCACCGGCCGGGAATTAATCGGCTCGAACGCATCGCGCTCTCCTTTGGCGGAAGCCTCGCTGTCGTTCCGTTGATTGGGCTCGCTCTCAACTTCACTCCGTGGGGCGTTCGATTGATCCCGATCACGCTCGCGCTGACTAGTTTCACGATCGCTATGACCGCGATTGCCGCCGTTCGACGGTGGCGACTTTCCGACGAAGACCGATTTCGCATTCCGTACCGCGAGTGGTACCGCGCTGGCCGGAGCGAGCTTTTCGAGTCGCCGTCGCGTCGCGGGACGATCCTGAACGTCCTACTCGTCGCCTCCGTCGTCCTCGCCGCCGGGACGGTCTCGTTTGCAGTCGTCGTCTCGCAGGAAAGCGAACAGTACTCCGCCGTGTATCTGCTTTCCGAGACCGAGGACGGAGAACTAGTTGCCGATAACTATACCACCGAATTCGCGCATGGAGAGTCGCAACCGATCACCGTCGGCGTCGACAACCACGAATACGAAGCGACCAACTATACCGTCGTCCTGCTCGAGCAGTCCGTAACCGTCGACGACAACGAGACGATCGTCGAAGCGCAACGCGAACTCGATCGCTTCGAGACGCGGTTAGCTCACAACGAAACGTGGCGCCATCAACACCGACTCGAACCGACGATGACCGCCGAGAACACTCGATTCGTTTGGTTGTTGTACCCCGGCGGTAACGATATCGTCCCGGACGAGCCGTCGATTGATACCGCCGAGTATCACGTCCATCTTTGGGTCAACGACGCGGAGACGTAA
- a CDS encoding ABC transporter ATP-binding protein, whose protein sequence is MSGDIREKAAAIHEAMLFRPLLGTAIVVLSLATALLEGIGLGFLLPIVELAQSSAPPSDADGILGTFVRLYSFFGLPFTLELLILGVAAVMGVRFVLSFLTAWLQSVLSMSYQRHLRQRLFDSLVYGPIEYIDRAGSDELLNSLITETNRAGGIAMAGFKIVEVTLRGGIYLVIAALLSLELTAVALVGLGLSTIAVRYVLEPAYTAGDDIATANDRIQTISQTAIQGMRDVRLFNMRSELVDRMRTVLDDYETDSVRLRRNQAALNNLNRFSNAIVVFGLVYAGFRYTSLTLAQLSVFLFAVFRLSPVVNQINTALYQLDGQLPHVVRVQSRIHELESKKQSDADGDRPVESIDRLEFDDVSFAYDDGERVLESVSFGVSRGEKIALVGPSGAGKSTIVSLLGRLQRPDTGRILADGTPIEAFDVTQWRRRIAVVRQDPYLFDGTLLENVKVGNRDAPRAAVERACEIAQVTEFLSELPNGYETELGEDGVRLSGGQKQRVAIARALLTDADLLVLDEATSELDSNIERDVYAGINALEDQYATISIAHDLSTIDDADRIYTLVDGTVVENGTHEQLLERDGPYADLYATQS, encoded by the coding sequence ATGTCAGGCGACATCCGCGAAAAAGCGGCCGCGATCCACGAGGCGATGCTGTTTCGTCCGCTCCTCGGAACGGCAATCGTCGTACTGAGTCTCGCGACGGCGCTTCTCGAGGGGATCGGACTCGGGTTCTTGCTCCCGATCGTTGAACTCGCCCAGTCGTCGGCACCGCCGAGCGATGCAGACGGGATTCTCGGAACATTCGTTCGCCTCTATTCGTTTTTCGGCCTCCCGTTCACGCTCGAGCTACTCATTCTCGGGGTTGCAGCGGTTATGGGCGTCCGGTTCGTGCTGAGTTTCCTCACCGCGTGGCTGCAGTCGGTGCTCAGTATGAGTTACCAGCGCCATCTCCGGCAGCGCCTGTTCGACTCGTTGGTGTACGGACCGATCGAGTACATCGACCGAGCCGGCTCCGACGAACTGCTCAACAGTCTCATCACGGAAACGAACCGGGCCGGGGGGATCGCTATGGCGGGGTTCAAGATCGTCGAGGTGACGCTTCGGGGCGGGATCTATCTCGTCATCGCGGCGCTCCTCTCCCTGGAGCTGACGGCGGTCGCGCTCGTGGGACTCGGACTGAGCACGATAGCGGTCCGGTACGTCCTCGAGCCGGCGTACACGGCCGGCGACGACATCGCGACTGCAAACGACCGAATACAGACGATCTCCCAGACCGCCATTCAGGGAATGCGCGACGTCCGGCTGTTCAACATGCGATCGGAGCTCGTCGATCGAATGCGAACCGTGCTCGATGACTACGAAACCGACAGCGTGAGGCTCCGGCGCAACCAGGCGGCGCTGAACAATCTCAATCGGTTTTCGAACGCCATCGTCGTCTTCGGGCTCGTTTACGCTGGGTTCAGGTACACGAGTCTCACGCTGGCGCAACTCAGCGTGTTCCTCTTTGCGGTCTTTCGACTGTCGCCCGTCGTGAACCAGATAAACACCGCCCTCTACCAATTGGACGGGCAACTGCCCCACGTCGTCCGCGTCCAGTCGCGAATCCACGAACTCGAGTCGAAGAAACAGAGCGACGCCGACGGTGACCGTCCCGTCGAATCGATCGACCGGCTCGAATTCGACGACGTCTCGTTCGCGTACGACGACGGCGAGCGAGTCCTCGAGTCCGTCTCGTTCGGCGTTTCCCGCGGGGAAAAGATCGCGCTCGTCGGCCCGTCGGGAGCCGGGAAATCGACGATCGTGTCGTTGCTCGGTCGATTGCAGCGTCCCGACACCGGTCGAATTCTCGCGGACGGAACGCCGATCGAAGCGTTCGACGTGACGCAGTGGCGGCGACGAATCGCCGTGGTCAGGCAGGATCCGTACCTGTTCGACGGAACGCTCCTCGAAAACGTCAAGGTGGGCAATCGGGATGCCCCTCGAGCCGCGGTCGAGCGAGCCTGTGAGATCGCCCAAGTGACCGAATTCCTTTCGGAGCTCCCGAACGGGTACGAGACCGAACTCGGCGAAGACGGGGTGCGGCTGTCCGGCGGGCAGAAACAACGCGTTGCGATCGCGCGAGCGCTCCTCACGGACGCCGACCTGTTAGTGCTCGACGAAGCGACCAGCGAACTCGATTCGAACATCGAGCGGGACGTGTATGCAGGAATCAACGCATTGGAGGATCAGTACGCGACGATCAGTATCGCACATGACCTCTCGACGATCGACGATGCTGACCGAATCTACACCCTCGTCGACGGAACCGTCGTCGAAAACGGAACGCACGAGCAACTCCTCGAACGCGACGGGCCCTACGCCGACCTCTATGCGACACAGTCGTGA
- the hemG gene encoding protoporphyrinogen oxidase: MKVGVIGAGMSGLTVVHALADRNVDVAAFEARDEPGGVMRSRHIDGRVVELGPQRLRLTPGIESLVDELGLRDQLRKGDDDQPLYIYYDGKLRVVPLSVQEALTTDLLSPLGKLRILKEPLTDSARPGETVDEFLVRKFGRQAARRYFGPLYSGLYGTDPQDMLVEYSLARAIENAGIDGSILLWIIRRLFSGRETPPICTFDAGLGELPTRLYEEHADSISLETPVTEIRDRDDGFELVTDDGSEIVDDVVVTTPSETAADLLEPVDSELSETLRRFNYNPIGVVFLESDFDGDGIGSLVPTTEDVPISGLTWNASFLDRDGVFTCYVDPGRYPEMPDSTDEELGSVAAQAFERITGASATPIHVHRWNPGMPAYDRSWTVMEDLEPPSGIHLCSNYVGRPGILGRLRNGKRLAGELADKAD, from the coding sequence ATGAAAGTCGGAGTCATCGGGGCCGGTATGTCTGGCTTGACGGTCGTCCATGCACTTGCGGACCGAAACGTGGATGTTGCCGCGTTCGAAGCGAGGGACGAGCCAGGGGGGGTTATGCGGAGCCGCCACATCGACGGCCGGGTCGTTGAACTGGGACCTCAGCGGCTTCGACTCACCCCCGGTATCGAATCGCTGGTCGACGAACTCGGCCTCCGTGACCAGCTTCGCAAGGGTGATGACGATCAACCGCTGTACATCTACTACGACGGAAAGCTCCGCGTCGTTCCACTCTCGGTCCAAGAGGCACTCACAACTGATCTGCTGAGTCCCTTAGGCAAACTTCGAATCCTCAAGGAACCGCTCACCGACTCGGCCCGTCCCGGCGAGACGGTTGATGAATTCCTCGTCCGAAAGTTCGGACGGCAGGCCGCCCGGCGCTACTTCGGCCCGCTGTACAGCGGGCTGTACGGGACGGATCCACAGGACATGCTGGTGGAGTACTCGCTCGCTCGGGCGATCGAGAACGCCGGTATTGACGGCAGTATCCTCCTGTGGATTATTCGACGCCTTTTCTCTGGACGGGAAACGCCGCCGATCTGTACATTCGACGCCGGCCTCGGCGAACTCCCGACGCGACTATACGAGGAACACGCCGATTCGATCTCGCTCGAGACTCCCGTCACGGAGATCCGGGACCGCGACGACGGGTTTGAACTCGTGACGGACGACGGCAGCGAGATCGTCGACGACGTCGTCGTCACGACGCCTTCAGAGACGGCCGCAGACCTGCTCGAACCGGTGGATTCGGAGCTTTCGGAGACGCTGCGGCGGTTCAACTACAATCCTATCGGTGTCGTCTTCCTCGAGTCGGATTTCGATGGCGACGGTATCGGATCGCTGGTGCCAACGACGGAGGACGTTCCGATCAGCGGCCTGACGTGGAACGCGAGCTTCCTCGATCGGGACGGCGTGTTCACCTGTTACGTCGACCCGGGCCGCTATCCCGAGATGCCTGACAGCACCGACGAGGAGCTGGGATCGGTCGCGGCACAGGCGTTCGAGCGGATCACCGGCGCATCGGCAACGCCGATTCACGTCCACCGCTGGAATCCGGGGATGCCCGCGTACGATCGGTCGTGGACCGTGATGGAGGATCTCGAGCCACCATCGGGGATCCACCTCTGTTCGAACTACGTCGGCCGGCCGGGAATCCTGGGTCGTCTCCGAAACGGCAAACGACTCGCCGGCGAACTCGCCGACAAGGCCGACTAG
- the hemH gene encoding ferrochelatase translates to MQTGIVLLNFGEPSTPDRDVVLDYLTRIFYDNASLEEADSEEAAWERSRELAQRRLPGLMEEYEEIGGSPLQEQADAQAEALAAELADRGHDDDVEVYRAMQFMEPLIPDVAEELADDGVDSVVAVPIYPLCGPSTTVSSINSLESAIDEIEGYDPDVASLTGWHRSPAYNRIRADSIAEFADDEGVDLTDSDTAFVFSAHGTPTKYLEEGSRYDQYVEEHAEALARMIGIDDYEIGYQNHENRDISWTEPETEEVVEEIGRNDEADRVVVEPMSFMHEQSETLVELDIDLREDAEEVGLDLHRVPVPHDDLRFPELLSDLVEPFLSGFEPSYYNLRQCQCRDEPGTYCMNAGLQPQ, encoded by the coding sequence ATGCAGACAGGGATAGTCCTGTTGAACTTCGGAGAACCGTCGACGCCGGATCGGGACGTGGTGCTCGACTACCTCACGCGGATCTTCTACGACAACGCTTCCCTCGAGGAGGCCGACTCCGAGGAGGCTGCGTGGGAACGCTCACGGGAATTGGCCCAGCGACGCTTGCCCGGTCTGATGGAAGAGTACGAGGAGATCGGCGGCTCGCCGCTGCAGGAGCAAGCGGACGCACAGGCCGAGGCCCTCGCGGCCGAACTCGCCGACCGCGGCCACGATGACGACGTCGAAGTCTACCGCGCAATGCAGTTCATGGAGCCGCTGATCCCCGACGTCGCCGAAGAATTAGCCGACGACGGGGTCGACTCGGTCGTTGCCGTACCGATCTACCCGCTGTGTGGCCCCTCGACGACGGTTTCGTCGATCAATTCGCTCGAGTCGGCGATCGACGAGATCGAGGGCTACGACCCGGATGTCGCCTCGCTCACCGGCTGGCACCGGTCGCCGGCCTACAACCGCATCAGGGCCGACTCGATCGCGGAGTTCGCCGACGACGAAGGGGTCGATCTGACCGATTCCGACACCGCGTTCGTCTTCTCCGCGCACGGCACGCCGACGAAGTACCTCGAGGAGGGCAGCCGGTACGACCAGTACGTCGAGGAACACGCCGAGGCGCTCGCGCGGATGATCGGCATCGACGACTACGAGATCGGCTACCAGAACCACGAGAACCGCGACATCTCCTGGACCGAACCGGAGACCGAGGAGGTCGTCGAGGAGATCGGGCGCAACGACGAGGCCGACCGCGTCGTCGTCGAACCGATGAGCTTCATGCACGAGCAGTCCGAGACGCTCGTCGAACTCGACATCGACCTCCGCGAGGACGCCGAGGAGGTCGGCCTCGACCTCCACCGGGTGCCGGTTCCCCACGACGATCTGCGCTTCCCGGAACTGCTCTCCGATCTGGTCGAGCCGTTCCTGTCGGGCTTCGAGCCGTCGTACTACAACCTCCGGCAGTGCCAGTGTCGCGACGAGCCCGGGACGTACTGCATGAACGCCGGCCTCCAGCCGCAGTAA
- a CDS encoding RDD family protein translates to MCQGTGVSCGKASETTTRDERGVIWHRVGAYFIDSILMALIWVVVILAGTPLGDIGFLVLAFAGLVATLVYGFLLEGLYGYTPGKYLLGLVVIKSDGSNCTIGASVLRNLLWIVDAFPTLNLVAMVLILLTDDNQRVGDLIADTVVVKQQ, encoded by the coding sequence ATGTGTCAGGGAACAGGAGTGAGTTGTGGAAAAGCATCCGAAACCACAACGAGGGACGAACGGGGGGTAATCTGGCACCGAGTGGGGGCATACTTTATCGACTCAATACTCATGGCGCTAATCTGGGTTGTCGTTATACTCGCCGGGACGCCCCTCGGCGACATCGGGTTCCTCGTGCTGGCGTTCGCGGGACTGGTCGCAACATTGGTTTACGGGTTTCTACTTGAGGGACTGTACGGCTACACGCCGGGAAAATATCTGCTTGGACTGGTCGTTATCAAGTCCGACGGCTCAAACTGTACAATCGGGGCGTCAGTCCTACGGAACCTGTTGTGGATCGTTGACGCATTCCCGACGTTGAACCTCGTCGCAATGGTGTTGATACTGCTTACGGATGATAACCAACGAGTCGGCGACCTCATTGCAGACACAGTCGTCGTCAAGCAGCAGTGA
- a CDS encoding DUF7344 domain-containing protein: MASTYADDWLIEVLANNRRRIIIRRINERTEDEIPLNAVVEDIIEAEKSQGKDQVSRNSVRVSLRQNHIPKLVKNDVITYVEDDDVISGAERYDTVIDTLSYIERSVGNEKQPGDRSHDSRSPAEFSYTARTTTEETDTSPLETQSTVRLSNVVPDLTVDVSLMVGIVLLEAVTIFILVVYIIAF, from the coding sequence ATGGCTTCAACGTACGCCGACGACTGGCTCATCGAGGTACTTGCTAATAACCGACGGCGGATAATCATACGCAGAATCAACGAGCGAACTGAAGACGAAATACCGCTCAACGCGGTAGTAGAAGATATTATCGAAGCGGAGAAGAGTCAGGGCAAGGACCAAGTCTCTCGGAACAGCGTGCGCGTCTCATTACGACAAAATCATATACCGAAACTCGTCAAGAACGACGTGATCACATACGTCGAGGACGACGACGTGATCAGTGGCGCCGAGCGATACGATACGGTGATCGATACGTTATCTTACATAGAGAGATCGGTCGGCAACGAAAAGCAGCCCGGCGACCGGTCGCACGATAGCCGGTCACCTGCAGAATTCTCTTACACCGCTCGAACTACTACCGAAGAGACGGATACCAGTCCCCTCGAGACGCAATCAACTGTTCGCCTCTCCAACGTCGTCCCGGACCTCACCGTGGATGTGTCACTGATGGTGGGTATAGTACTCCTCGAGGCAGTTACCATATTTATTCTCGTTGTATATATTATCGCATTCTAA
- a CDS encoding IS5-like element ISHxa2 family transposase: protein MKALPKSQILRFTEKAIHLARRAVSRYSSKFSKHRYTLPQHVVLLCLKVRKNTTYRGLLDELIEMPRIRRVLGLAELPTPSTLCKAFNRLDMAVWRVILTLSATLLPTSGVVGVDASGFDRSHASKHYTKRAELTIQQFKVTLLVDAKVNTILDLHVTTTRKHDSQIAPSLIKRNPEDIDILLGDKGYDDQKIRRLARQHEVRPLIKHREFTSLHRAWNARLNADLYGQRSQSETVNSTLKRKYGAFVRSRRWWKQFRELTIVCLVHNLDRSL, encoded by the coding sequence ATGAAGGCCCTCCCGAAGTCGCAGATTCTCCGTTTTACTGAGAAGGCGATCCATCTGGCACGCCGAGCCGTCTCTCGATACTCTTCGAAGTTCTCTAAACACCGCTATACACTCCCGCAGCACGTTGTTCTGCTATGTCTCAAAGTTCGGAAGAACACGACCTATCGTGGTTTGCTTGACGAATTGATCGAGATGCCACGTATCCGTCGTGTTCTCGGGCTAGCCGAGCTTCCTACGCCATCAACGCTTTGTAAGGCATTCAACCGGCTTGATATGGCTGTATGGCGTGTTATATTGACTCTCTCAGCGACGCTACTTCCGACGAGCGGAGTTGTTGGTGTTGATGCGTCGGGATTCGACCGTAGTCACGCTTCGAAACACTACACGAAACGCGCCGAACTCACGATTCAGCAGTTCAAGGTGACGTTGCTGGTCGATGCGAAAGTAAATACGATTCTCGATTTACACGTGACGACGACTCGAAAACATGATAGCCAGATTGCTCCGTCGTTGATCAAGCGCAACCCCGAAGATATTGACATTCTGCTCGGTGACAAGGGCTACGACGACCAGAAAATCAGGCGACTTGCTCGGCAACACGAGGTTCGGCCACTGATTAAGCATCGTGAGTTCACGTCACTCCACCGAGCATGGAACGCACGCTTAAACGCTGATCTCTACGGGCAACGGAGTCAATCTGAGACAGTCAACTCGACGCTCAAACGAAAGTACGGTGCGTTCGTCCGATCACGACGCTGGTGGAAACAGTTCCGTGAACTCACCATCGTCTGTCTCGTTCATAATCTCGACCGGTCGCTCTGA
- a CDS encoding 5'-deoxyadenosine deaminase, which yields MLLSGTVIADSTTILDDGAVVVDGSQIEAVGRRDDLRDRYPDREERTYDILAPGLVGGHLHSVQSLGRGIADDSELLEWLFQYVLPMEASLSSEEMEIAAKLGYLEMIESGTTTCIDHLSVNHADRAFEAAGEIGIRGVLGKVLMDQRSPTGLLEDTDEGLAESKRLIEQYHGAFDDRIRYAVTPRFAVSCSEACLRGARDLADSYEGVRIHTHASENRDEIETVEEDTGMRNIHWLDEVGLTGDDVVLAHCVWTSESERELLAETGTHVTYCPSSNMKLASGIAPITDYLERGINVAIGNDGPPCNNTLDPFTEMRQGSLLQKVDELDPVAASAETLFEMATVNGAKAAGFDRLGALREGWRADIIGLDTDLTRATPLHDPLSHLVFGAHGDDVVFTMVDGEILLEDGEVLTVDADEIRTQASEIDLALEEYRDQVTEA from the coding sequence ATGCTACTCTCCGGAACGGTTATCGCTGATTCGACGACGATCCTCGACGACGGTGCAGTCGTCGTCGACGGATCACAGATCGAAGCCGTCGGACGACGCGACGACCTCCGCGACCGCTATCCGGATCGCGAGGAGCGAACGTACGATATACTCGCACCAGGGCTGGTCGGCGGCCACCTTCATTCCGTCCAGAGTCTCGGCCGCGGTATCGCCGACGACTCGGAACTACTCGAGTGGCTGTTCCAGTACGTCCTCCCGATGGAAGCGTCGCTCTCGTCTGAGGAGATGGAAATCGCGGCGAAACTGGGCTATCTCGAGATGATCGAGAGCGGGACGACGACGTGTATCGATCACCTCTCGGTCAATCACGCCGATCGTGCCTTCGAAGCGGCCGGCGAGATCGGGATTCGCGGCGTGCTCGGCAAGGTACTGATGGACCAGCGCTCGCCGACGGGGCTACTCGAGGATACCGACGAGGGGCTGGCCGAGAGCAAACGGCTTATCGAGCAGTATCATGGGGCATTCGACGATCGTATTCGGTACGCAGTGACGCCACGATTCGCCGTTTCCTGCAGCGAGGCGTGTCTGCGCGGTGCTCGGGACCTCGCCGATTCCTACGAGGGTGTCCGCATTCACACCCACGCTAGCGAAAACCGCGATGAGATCGAAACTGTCGAGGAAGACACCGGGATGCGGAACATCCATTGGCTCGACGAGGTCGGACTTACTGGCGACGATGTCGTCCTCGCTCACTGCGTCTGGACATCCGAGAGCGAACGTGAACTACTCGCTGAGACGGGAACCCACGTTACGTACTGCCCGTCTTCGAACATGAAACTCGCAAGCGGGATCGCACCCATCACCGACTACCTCGAGCGCGGCATCAACGTCGCCATCGGCAACGACGGTCCGCCGTGTAACAACACGCTCGATCCGTTCACCGAGATGCGACAGGGGAGCCTCCTGCAGAAGGTCGACGAACTGGATCCGGTCGCCGCGTCGGCCGAGACGCTATTCGAGATGGCAACGGTAAACGGCGCGAAAGCCGCTGGCTTCGACCGCCTCGGCGCGCTCCGAGAAGGGTGGCGTGCCGACATCATCGGTCTGGACACCGATCTAACTCGGGCGACGCCGCTCCACGATCCGCTCTCGCATCTCGTCTTCGGCGCCCACGGGGACGACGTAGTCTTCACGATGGTCGACGGTGAGATACTCCTTGAGGACGGCGAGGTCCTCACTGTTGATGCCGACGAGATTCGAACCCAGGCGTCGGAGATAGACCTCGCGCTCGAGGAGTACCGCGATCAGGTGACCGAAGCGTAG